The Oharaeibacter diazotrophicus genome includes a window with the following:
- a CDS encoding NlpC/P60 family protein, translated as MTTRDDIVAEALTWRGTPYRHQASLKGVGCDCLGLVRGVWRALHGAEPETPPPYAPDWAEADGRDSLTEAAARHLVAVDPATMAPGDVLLFRWAAGLPARHAGILIRPGRFLHAHDGARVAEAPLGRWWRDRLAGVFRFPGV; from the coding sequence TTGACGACCCGCGACGACATCGTCGCCGAGGCGCTGACCTGGCGCGGCACGCCCTACCGCCATCAGGCCTCGCTGAAGGGCGTCGGCTGCGACTGCCTCGGCCTCGTCCGCGGGGTCTGGCGCGCGCTCCACGGCGCGGAACCGGAGACGCCGCCGCCCTATGCGCCCGACTGGGCGGAGGCGGACGGCCGCGACAGCCTGACCGAAGCCGCGGCGCGGCACCTCGTGGCGGTCGATCCGGCGACGATGGCGCCGGGCGACGTGCTGCTGTTCCGCTGGGCCGCCGGTCTGCCGGCCCGCCACGCCGGCATCCTGATCCGGCCCGGCCGCTTCCTGCACGCCCACGACGGCGCCCGCGTCGCCGAGGCCCCGCTCGGACGCTGGTGGCGCGACCGGCTCGCGGGCGTCTTCCGCTTCCCCGGGGTGTAG
- a CDS encoding DUF2163 domain-containing protein, with translation MRTIPPALAERLAGAATTLATCFVARLADGTVMGFTDHDRTLMVDGVACEPASGFDRSVAGRGADFAVGEEEIAGALTSDRITEADLADGRWDGARVEVHLVDSSEPEARMPVRTATLGEAVRADGAFRAELRGPAHALGQPIGRVFTRTCDAALGDARCGVDLSTFTTAATVTAVDAAGRITVAGAEALPERWFAGGTATVTAGPRAGFALAIADHFPEDGATVLVPWRAPATPLEAGTALALVAGCDKRFETCRDRFANADAFRGFPHMPGQDFVFSYARGDGDDDGGVLF, from the coding sequence GTGAGGACGATCCCGCCCGCACTCGCCGAGCGCCTCGCCGGCGCGGCGACCACGCTCGCGACCTGCTTCGTCGCCCGCCTCGCCGACGGCACGGTGATGGGCTTCACCGACCACGACCGCACGCTGATGGTGGATGGCGTCGCCTGCGAGCCCGCCAGCGGCTTCGACCGCTCGGTCGCCGGCCGCGGCGCCGACTTCGCCGTCGGCGAGGAGGAGATCGCCGGCGCGCTCACCTCCGACCGCATCACCGAGGCCGACCTCGCCGACGGCCGCTGGGACGGCGCGCGCGTCGAGGTCCATCTGGTCGACTCGTCGGAACCGGAGGCACGGATGCCGGTCCGCACCGCGACGCTCGGCGAGGCCGTGCGCGCCGACGGTGCCTTCCGCGCGGAGCTGCGCGGGCCGGCGCACGCGCTCGGCCAGCCGATCGGCCGGGTCTTCACCCGGACCTGCGACGCCGCCCTCGGCGACGCGCGCTGCGGCGTCGACCTCTCGACCTTCACCACGGCGGCTACGGTGACCGCGGTGGATGCCGCGGGTCGGATCACGGTGGCCGGCGCCGAGGCGCTGCCCGAGCGCTGGTTCGCCGGCGGAACCGCGACGGTGACCGCCGGCCCGCGCGCCGGCTTCGCCCTCGCGATCGCCGACCACTTCCCCGAGGACGGCGCGACCGTGCTGGTGCCGTGGCGGGCGCCGGCGACGCCGCTCGAGGCGGGCACCGCACTCGCGCTCGTCGCCGGCTGCGACAAGCGCTTCGAGACCTGCCGCGATCGCTTCGCCAACGCCGATGCCTTCCGCGGCTTCCCGCACATGCCCGGCCAGGACTTCGTGTTCTCCTACGCCCGGGGCGACGGCGACGACGACGGCGGGGTGCTGTTTTGA
- a CDS encoding DUF2460 domain-containing protein: MPPVAAFHEVSFPVPVALGATGGPERRTEIVTLASGREVRNARWADSRRRYDAGSGVKTLDELAAVVAFFEERRGRLHAFRFRDRADCRSGPPSAAPAPTDQRIGTGDGTTTAFALVKRYGAAFAPWDRRIDKPVAGSVAVAVDGVALDGSGFAVDVTTGIVTLALPPPTGAAVTAGFLFDVPVRFDTDHLAVDLSSFAAGEIPSIPLVEVRP; this comes from the coding sequence ATGCCGCCCGTCGCCGCCTTCCACGAGGTGTCGTTCCCGGTCCCGGTGGCGCTCGGTGCCACCGGCGGGCCCGAACGGCGCACCGAGATCGTGACGCTCGCCTCCGGCCGCGAGGTCCGCAACGCCCGCTGGGCCGACAGCCGCCGGCGCTATGACGCCGGCTCCGGCGTCAAGACGCTGGACGAACTCGCCGCCGTCGTCGCCTTCTTCGAGGAGCGCCGCGGCCGGCTGCACGCCTTCCGCTTCCGCGACCGCGCCGACTGCCGCTCGGGTCCGCCCTCGGCCGCGCCGGCGCCGACCGACCAGCGCATCGGCACCGGCGACGGCACGACCACCGCCTTCGCCCTGGTCAAGCGCTACGGCGCCGCCTTCGCGCCCTGGGACCGGCGGATCGACAAGCCGGTCGCCGGCAGCGTCGCGGTCGCGGTCGACGGCGTCGCGCTCGACGGGTCGGGGTTTGCGGTGGACGTGACCACCGGCATCGTCACGCTGGCGCTGCCGCCGCCGACCGGTGCCGCGGTGACCGCCGGCTTCCTGTTCGACGTGCCGGTGCGCTTCGACACCGACCATCTCGCGGTCGACCTGTCGTCCTTCGCGGCCGGCGAGATTCCCTCGATCCCCCTGGTGGAGGTGCGCCCGTGA
- a CDS encoding YdcH family protein, with translation MTLSHVPHELAEEFPDDHAILHALKVADGNFAHLSDTYHEINRRIHRIESLIEPATDETLNELRRQRVVLKDEIAANIAAQKRDVA, from the coding sequence ATGACGTTGTCCCACGTGCCGCACGAACTGGCCGAGGAATTCCCCGACGACCACGCGATTCTGCACGCGCTCAAGGTCGCGGACGGCAACTTCGCGCATCTGTCGGACACCTATCACGAGATCAACCGCCGGATTCACCGCATCGAATCCCTGATCGAACCGGCCACCGACGAGACGCTGAACGAGTTGCGTCGGCAGCGGGTGGTCCTGAAGGACGAGATCGCGGCGAACATCGCCGCCCAGAAACGCGACGTGGCCTGA
- a CDS encoding phage tail tape measure protein, which produces MADDTDTLAALDGRLAASTAAADRFGSALTGALRAAVVEGKALDEVFQKLLLQLSDAALAAALKPLSSLLSGLAGSALGGLGGLFSGGAAAGASALSSLVAESCGTVAAPAWFPEVPTAAGSTDANAPAAGAAGAVAVTFNVRTPDAASFRASEAQVGRMLARAVGRGRRGL; this is translated from the coding sequence ATGGCCGACGACACCGACACCCTCGCCGCCCTCGACGGACGGCTCGCCGCGTCGACGGCGGCGGCCGACCGCTTCGGCAGCGCGCTGACCGGCGCGCTGCGCGCCGCCGTGGTCGAGGGCAAAGCGCTTGACGAGGTGTTCCAGAAGCTGCTGCTGCAGCTCTCGGACGCCGCGCTCGCGGCGGCGCTGAAGCCGCTGTCGTCGCTGCTGTCCGGTCTCGCCGGATCGGCACTCGGCGGGCTCGGCGGCCTGTTCTCGGGCGGGGCGGCGGCGGGAGCGTCGGCGCTGTCGTCGCTGGTCGCGGAGAGCTGCGGCACGGTGGCGGCGCCGGCCTGGTTCCCGGAGGTGCCGACGGCGGCCGGGTCCACGGACGCGAACGCCCCGGCAGCGGGGGCTGCCGGGGCGGTCGCGGTCACGTTCAACGTCCGGACGCCCGACGCCGCGAGCTTCCGGGCTTCGGAAGCGCAGGTGGGCAGAATGCTAGCCCGCGCCGTCGGACGGGGACGGCGCGGGCTATAG
- a CDS encoding phage tail assembly chaperone, whose product MLRLAPDAFWAMTPCELAAAIRAVAPPPATAMTRRRLADLMAGHPD is encoded by the coding sequence GTGCTCCGCCTCGCCCCCGACGCCTTCTGGGCGATGACCCCGTGCGAACTCGCCGCCGCCATCCGCGCCGTCGCGCCGCCGCCGGCGACGGCGATGACGCGCCGGCGCCTCGCCGACCTGATGGCCGGCCACCCGGACTGA